AGACCTCGGCGAGCCGGAGATCAATGCCTTCCTGACCCATCTCGCGGTGCAGGAGCGCGTGGCGGCTTCCACCCAGAGCCAGGCGCTGGCGGCTCTCCTTTTTCTCTATCGGCACGTTCTCGAGATCCCGTTTCCGAGGCTCGAATCGCTGATCCGCGCGAAGCGGCCGCGGCGGCTGCCCGTCGTTCTGACGAGAGAAGAAGTCCGCACGGTTCTCGATCGTCTCGACGGCGCCCCGAAGCTCGTCGCGACGTTGCTGTACGGCGGCGGTTTGCGCCTGCTCGAAGCGCTGCGGCTGCGCGTCAAGGACGTCGACTTCGCCCGGGCGCAGATCACGGTCCGGGACGGCAAGGGAAGGAAGGACCGCGTCACGATGCTGCCGAGCGCCATCCGCGAGTCTCTTCTCACCCACCTCGCCACGGTGCGCGAGCTCCACCGGGCGGATCTGGCGGTCGGGTTCGGCGCGGTGCTCATGCCGGACGCGCTCGATCGGAAGTACCCGGGCGCGGCGAAGGAATGGGGATGGCAGTGGGTCTTCCCGGCTGCTTCCCTCGGGCAGGATCCGCGCTCACGCGAGCTTCGCCGGCACCACCTGCACGAGAGCGTCATCCAGAAAGCGGTGAAACAGGCGGTCCGCGCCGGCGGGATCGACAAGCCGGCCTCCTGCCACACTCTGCGCCACTCCTTCGCGACCCACCTGCTCGAAAGCGGCTACGACATCCGAACGATCCAGGACCTGCTCGGGCACAAGGATGTCTCGACGACGATGATCTACACCCATGTTCTCAACCGCGGCGGCGT
This sequence is a window from Thermoanaerobaculia bacterium. Protein-coding genes within it:
- a CDS encoding integron integrase, with product MNDRPHLPCPESGLIRVADSRLAGLDPDAASGPSTFDSRLADSRRKLRLLDAVRFRVRARHYSLRTEEAYVGWIRRFVVFHGKRHPRDLGEPEINAFLTHLAVQERVAASTQSQALAALLFLYRHVLEIPFPRLESLIRAKRPRRLPVVLTREEVRTVLDRLDGAPKLVATLLYGGGLRLLEALRLRVKDVDFARAQITVRDGKGRKDRVTMLPSAIRESLLTHLATVRELHRADLAVGFGAVLMPDALDRKYPGAAKEWGWQWVFPAASLGQDPRSRELRRHHLHESVIQKAVKQAVRAGGIDKPASCHTLRHSFATHLLESGYDIRTIQDLLGHKDVSTTMIYTHVLNRGGVRGVRSPADVL